A segment of the Sporocytophaga myxococcoides genome:
TTACTCAAGGCTGAAAATGATTTTGAGAGCGAAATTACAAGAATTTTACGGAAGGTTAACCAGGGTGTGGAAAATTAGGTTCAATTTCTCCTATATACTTACAGATCAATCGATTTTAAAAAGGGGCTAAGCTGTCTGATCAAAATTTCACTATCATCTTTTGTTACCTGAAAAGACATACTGCAAACCGACTGGAAATCCTGACTTAAAAAGTCAGCAGAAAAACTTTTCATTACTTTCATTACCTCATTCATTTTTTCATATTCAAAGGAAATTGAGATAAGGACTTGTTCTCTTTTTTCAATCTTCTCCGCATTTTTTAAAGCTTCCTCTGCAGCTGATTTATATGCCTGAATAAGCCCGCTTTTGCCGAGCTTGGTCCCCCCGAAATAACGCACTACTATTACAATAATATTAGTTAGTTCAAAAGATTTAATTTGGTTAAATATTGGATCTCCTGCTGTGTGAGAGGGTTCTCCTGCATCATTTACCCTGAACTTTTGCTCTGCAAAACCTATCCGATAGGCATAGCAAATGTGACGGGCATCATAGTACTCTTTTTTAAACCTTTCTAGAATATCCTTTATTTCTGTTTCACTAGATACAGGAAAAGCAAAAGAAATGAATTTACTGCCCAGCTCTTTGTAAAGTCCTTCTGATGGAGCTTTTATTGAGTAATAGACTTGTTGCATGGAGATTTAGAAGACAGAATTTTTAAGGGAACTTCGTACGTATCTGATTACTTTCCTTTTTTGAGGTATTTTTCGGCTTCTTCAATTACTGATGTGTATTCTGCCAATTCCAGAGCTCTTTGATAATAGGCTTTTGCTTTATCCCTTTCTCCGCGGCTTTCAGCTATTCTGGCAAGTCCTGCATAGGCAAAGCTCACATAGTCTTTATTGGGTGTATTTATTTCAGGAGCCATGTTTACCGCTCTCAGATAAAAAGCTTTTGCATGTTCAGGTCTTTTTTTCCCTTTTTCATTAATGATTCCCAAAAATACATAAGATGCCATCTCAAAGTATTTTTTTCCACTGTTTCTCAGAGTTAATGAAAGCTTTTCTGTTTCCGAATATTCACCTATCCCAATCAGCGATTCAATATGCCTTGATAAAAAATATAGATTATTAGGGTATTTGGTGAAGAGAAGATTAGTATACTTAACAGCTTTTTCGGGGATATTTTGGTAACGCAAGAAAATATTTGCCAGATAATGATTGGCCTCAACTTTTGAAAACAAAGAATTTGTTGCAGCTATCTCAAGTTCTTTAATTCCTTTTTCTTTACCTCCTGGAGAGAAAAATACCATAAAGGGCCTGAAAACAGGATGGGTTTCAGGAAATTGTTGCACATAAAAGTCATATAAACCTGTAGTAAAATAAAACTCATTGAAAACGTCTTTCAGATTAAATCCGGTTTTTACATACTCATATGTTTTTTTAGCATTGTTCACTGCCTTCATTGTTTCTTTCATTTGAGAATGATATTGAGCAAGAGAACTGTAAATGGCCAGGGAAAAAAATACCCCTTCAGGATCTTTGTTGTTTTTGGAAATACGAGCTTGAGCTTGTTGTAAGGCGGCATCAAGATATTTCAGATATTCTGCTGAATTTTCCTTGAATGAGTTGAAGTAATACATTTTCCAATAAAGATTCATTGCTTTCAGGAAATTGTATGCTGGATGTGTAGGATAAGCTGATTTGACCTCTGATATAACTTCATCAGCTTCATCAAATTCAAAATTATACGTAAAATCCATTGCCTTTAAAATGGTTACTTTAATTTCTTCATCTTTAAGCATCGATTGTCCTGCTGCTTTAAGACTTAAAGTCACCATTAAAATTATTCCGGTAATATGGATTAAAATAACTTTCATTAGTCAAAACTTATCCTGAACCTTTCCTTGCAAACAGCAGGAATATATGCTTTTTTTAAATGACCTTTCGGGAGTTAAGAAAATGACCTTCCGGGTTCAATTTTATTACGGAAAAATAATACCCTTTATCGTAAAAAAATATTCTATATAATCTCTTTATAATAAAAAATGTTACCCTATTAATTATTTAAAATCTAATCGATTGGTTTTTAGTAAGTGCCTTTCAAGTAATTCTTAAATAAATGAAAAAACATGACTATTTATCAAATTATATAGGGAATTGGGTTTACTACCTCCACTAAATTGGTATATATAGAAAATTTACTTTTATTAAGTTATTGCGTAAAAAGATTCATCAATTTTTCATATTTCCCTATTAATAGCGGTTATTTGCGAAAAAAATTGTTTTTATTTAAGAATTAGTTGGATAAGTGGATTTAATGGATATTCCCAGAATAATAGATTTTCAAAAGATAGGCAATCCGGAAATTGGATATATCTCAATAGCAGAACCTAAAGGAGAGTTACCATTTCCTGTAAAAAGGGTATATTGGGTTTATGGAACACCGGAAAAGTCTGAAAGGGGGAATCATGCTTCTAAAACAGGAAAACAGGTGTTAGTGATTGTAAATGGTGAAGCTGAAGTGATTTTAGAAAATCCTGAAGGAAAGATTAGTAATTTTAAATTAAATGATCCGAATATAGGTTTGTATGTACCTCCTTTACACTGGAAACAAATCAAACTTTCCGAAAAGGCAATCATTTTAAGTCTTGCATCTTCAGAATTTGATGAATCAGATTATCTAAGAGATTATAAATTGTTTAAGTCCTTTGTTGCTGTTCAAAGACGATAGTACTTTTTCTATTCAAAATTCCTTTAAGGGATTTCTTTTTAACTCTGTTGAACAAATTCATTTTCAGTCTGCAGGGAATCCGTTTTACTCTTTTATTCTCTTTGAAGAAAAAGCTTCTGTGGCCCGATTAAGAATGACCTTATTCATCAGGAATTCAGAAGCATATAGTCCATTAAGATCTCCTTTTGGTAGCCTTGAGTTTGATGAGAATACTAATATTCAGGATATCAATTATTTTTTTAAGGAGCTTGACAAATGGCTGGTCTCAAGGAAAATAGAAAAGGTTTTTATTGTTTCTTATCCCTATTGCTATAATCAGAAGCATAGTGAAATGGTGACCCATTGTTTTCTGAAAAATGGCTATTTTATTTCTGAATATGATATGAACTTTCATCTTCAGATTTCTTCAGATAATTTTGAAAAAAAATTAGATCCTGCCGCTCGCAGAAGGTATGCGAAATTCAAAGATAAATTTCAGTTTTCGATAGAAGAGTCTCCTGATATAGAAACTATTTTCAGTTTGATAAAAGAAAACCGTGAGATTAAGGGAAATCCGGTATCTATTACCCCTGAAGTTTTAGGAAATCTTTATTATTCATTCAAGGAAAATTTTAAATCCTTTTTGTTGAAAGATGGTGAAACACTCATTGGCTCGGCTTTTGGCGTAAGAGTTTCGGAAAATGTTTTGTATTATTACCTTGCTGCGGATTCTTATGGTTATAAAAAATACAGTCCATCTACTATTATGATTGGGCAAATTTATAACTACTGCCTTCAGGCAGGTATATCAATATTTGATTTGGGGATAGCAACAAGCAAGAGCGTTCCAAATTTTGGCCTAATAAAATTTAAGCAGAATATGGGAGGAATTGTTTCATTAAAACTCTCCTTTGAAAAAATATTAAATTGAATTTTTCACAAACTGAATTTTTGTTTCCAAATAGCGAAGTTGATGATTCTCCAAAGCCGCCTCGCTGAATTATTGTCTGCACTATCAATCAGAAGGTCCCAGTCTCTAAGCAGCTCTCTGGTATTCACGAAATGGTCTAAATTATTGTTTATATAGGATTTGTAAAATTTTTTGGAATGCTTCAGCCAGTTTGCTTCAGGAGTTGAGAACCCTTTTTTATCTTTTCTATTTGCTATGGATTCGGGAAGTAAATCTCTCATAGACTCCCTGAGTAATACTTTGCTATACCCTTTCCTTATTTTATAGGTTGAGGAGATATTGAAGATGTATTCTATAAGTTTTAAATCGTCTGCAAAAGGCATTCTTGTTTCGACCGAAAATTTCATGGAGTTTCTGTCTGCAGTCTTAAACAGATGTTTTATATCCTGTCCGGTAAACTGATTATAAAGATATTTATTCAGATGAAGAGGTAGGGAATCCAGAATTATCGTGAGGGCTTCCTTTTCCCTTTCCCAAAAGGGTTCTGCAATATAGCTGTATTCTCGATGAAGTTTTCTGTATCTGTTATTTTTAAGTTGATCAAAAGCTGTCTGGAAATATATTTTTTTCCCGATTAGTTCCGCCATAGTTTTGGCATCTGAAAAATCTCCTTTGCTACAAATAATATTATTTAAGAGGATTCGGAAGGACAGAGAATTGAATGCTTGGCCGATAAATGCACTATAGTGAGGAATATATCCGGAAAAAAGCTCATCACCACCCTGGCCGTCAAGAGTAACTTTTATGTTCTCCTGCTTGATCAGTTTCATAACTGAATATTGTGCAAATGTACTTGTAGAAACGAAGGGGATATCCTGTGTATAAATAAGATTTTCAGTTTCTTCAATAAGGTCCTGAGCTTCAGGATAGGTCTTATACCAAGCCGATTTGGTTTTTTTTACAACTTCGTTAGCCCATGAGCTTTCGTCATAAGCCGGGTCTTTAAAACAGGCTGTAAAAACTTTCTGAGAAAAAGTATTTTTCTCAGCAGAGATTTGCTGCGTAAGGTGTTGAACCGTGCATACAATTGATGCACTATCTAAGCCACCGCTGAGGCAACTGCCTACAGGTACATCAGACTGAAGCCTTGCATTTACGGAATCCTTTATAAGTTCTTTTATATCGCTGAGATAATTTTGGAATTTTTTTTTATTAAAAGATTCAGTTGTCTTGTTATAGCTCAGTTCATAATATTTGTTGATTTTGATGCTCCTAGTATCCAGATATATAGTTAATGAATGAGAAGGTAGAAGCTCAATGACATTGCGGAACAATCCTTCTTGTTCTGTTTCCGTTTTTCCCAAAACGAGATACTCAAATGCGGCCTTTTCATTTATGCTGGTGGATAAATGTGGCAATGTCATTAGGGCTTTTTGTTCTGATGCAAAGGAAAAATAATTCTGGTCTTGATGGTAATAAAACGGTTTTACACCAAATCTGTCCCTGGCAGCAAAAAACAGATTTTTATTCTTGTCATAAATAACAAATGCCCACATACCATTTAACTTGGATAGCATGGTTTCTCCCCATTCCTGGTATGCAGCCAGAACTACTTCTGTATCTGTATCTGTCCTAAATTGGTATCCTCTTTCTAAAAGGTTGTTTTTTAATTCTTTGTAATTGTAAATTTCTCCGTTATAAACAATCCAAAGATCGCCCGCAAAATTACACAGAGGTTGGTGGCCTGCGGCAGAAACATCAATAATACTTAATCTTCTATGTCCCAGAACTGCTCTCCAGTTTGTAGCAGGTAGTGTAGTAATATCTTTTTGGGGAGCAAATCTAAAGTCGCTTTCTTTAACCTGAGAAGGGGTATCTGTTCCGGCAGTACATTCTACAAAAGCATCATATATTGTTACAAATCCTTCATCATCAGGCCCCCTGTGACTTATAGAATCTGTCATTTTTTTAATGACAGTATTTGGCAAGCTAATGTCTGAGGATAATTTTATGATTCCCGCAATTCCACACATGAAATTCTTAAGTTATTCGACCATTTAAAGTTAGTAGATTAAATATTATAACTTTATTACCAGGGTAAAATTTTATTTTTTGGATTAACTTTGAAAAAGACAGGTTATGAAAATATTTAATGCAAAGAGATTTGCAGGATTTGTTGTTATGAATTGTTGCTCAATATTAATAATTATTACTCAAATTCGTTTTTCTTTTTCCAAAGGAAGTTAGTATTCGAAAGTATGCGGTTTATAAAATCATCTATGTGGGCGGGGGCAGTTGTTGGTGTAAAAGCCTTTGGGAATATTTTAATTAATAAATTAATCTCATCCTACTATCAAAGCCCCGATGTATTTGCATTATTGGCTCATTTTCAAAATTTATTAGGTATATTTTTGTCAGTTCCGGCAGATGGTATAAATCAGGGCATAGTAAAATATCTTTCAGATAAAAACTTAAGAAAAGCAGATTACTATAATTACTATTATGCAGGATTATTTCTGAATCTACTTGTGTTTGCAGCATGTTTTATCTCTTTATGGTTTTACAAAGATTATTTTACATCGGTTTTTTCAATAAATGAAAATAGAAGTTTGTGGATATTGGGAGTTGGAGCTATCATTCTTGCTCAATTGTTAACTTTATATTTTCAGTCTCTTTTACTGGCCTTTCAGGAGCTGAAAGTATATGCATTGCTCAGTGCTGCAGGTATTGTTAGCGCAATAGCATTTTGTTATTTCGCCTTGATAAAATTTAATTTCCCAGTTGTATTACTGGCTGTCGGTTTAGGCAATTCGGGCTTGTTTCTGATCAATATCATTTTTATTGTTAAAAGACATTTTCCAACTATCAGTATTGGAAAGCCTAAGGTGGAGGCCATAAAAAAACTTGGTGAATTTGTATTGATGGCTTTGAGTATATTGCTTTTTGGAAAAATGGTAGATTTTGTGATCAGACAGTTTGCCATGAATTCATTTTCAACCTATCAGACAGGATTATGGCAAACAGTAGTGAAGTTTTCTGATTATTATACCGCCGCTTTCGGAAGCCTCATTGCAATGGTATATTTTCCTAAGATCAGTGAATATATAAATGATTTCGATGTGCTTAAAAAGTATGTGAGGGAAGTAGCTATTATTATAGTTCCCTTAATTGCATTCGGACTCATTGCCATATATTTTCTGAGGGAATATATCTTGGTACTGTTCTTTGACGAACATTTCAGAAGTGCAGAAAGGTTTTTCCTGTTTCAATTAATAGGCGATTTTTTAAAAATGATCTCCTTCTTGCTGGCATATCTTATCAATGCCCAGGCAAGAACGGGATTGTTTATTTTATCTCAAGGGCTTTCAGCCTTCCTTTATATTGGTCTCATATTTCTTTGCTCTTCTTATATTGGCATTGATGGATTTACTCTGGCACATACGCTACGATATATAGTTTATTGCATATTTATTGTTTTGTTATATCGTAAACTCATATTTTCATGAAACCTCTGGTATCCGTTATATGCCTGTGTTATAACCATGAAAAGTTTGTTGAAAAAGCTTTATTGTCAGTAGTAAATCAAACCTATTCGAATGTTGAAATAATAGTGGTAGATGATTGCAGTACTGATAAGAGCAGTGAATTGATTATGCGGTTTTTGAAGACTTATCAAAGTATAAAGTTTATTCAAAATGAAGCTAATGTTGGCAATTGTATTTCCTTTAACAAAGCTCTTGCAATTGCCAATGGAGATTTTATAGTCGATTTTGCTACGGATGATATATTAAAGAAAGATAAGCTTGAACTACAGGTAAATGCTTTTGAGCAACTCGACAATTCTTATGGAGTTGTATTTACAAATGCAGAAATTATAAACGAGAATGGAGATTACCTTATGGATTGGTATGACAGAGGTGTAGCCGTTTCGGATGGGTATGTGTTTGAAAAAATTTTAAAAAAGAGTTATATAAGCGCTTCAACAATGCTGGTGAGGAGGGAAGTATTTGATTTTTTGGGTGGATATGATGAAAGACTGGCTTATGAAGATTTTGACTTTTGGGTAAGGTCTTCTCAGAAGTTCAAGTACTATTATTTATCTGATAAGACAATAGAAAAAAGAATCGTTTCCAGATCGCTTTCTGCAAAGGCTGATACAAAAATCGGATATACTATTATAGCTTCTACTCTTAATGTTTGTGCAAAGGCTTGGTGGCTTTTAAAAAACGAAACTGAAAAACAAGCATTAAAAAAAAGGATCTATTTCGAAATGCGACATGCGTTAATGATAGAAGCGTTCGATTGTGTCTTGTCCTATTATTCACTACTTAAAGAAATGAACGATACTGATATAAAAAGCAGATTGATCAAAACATTGGCTGAATTGAAAATACCATTATATTATTTTTATAAAATTTATAAAGGAGGGCAAGGGTAATTATGGAAATGAAGAGAAGATTGAATGCTATGAAGATACTGATTGGTATCCAGAAGGAACTTTTACTGAAAAAGGAGCTATATACAGATGACTTTTGAAAACGATGCTACGGAAGTTTTCTCAGGTTTCTTTGCTGTAAGCGAGAAATGTCGTGATCAAAGGAAGTGGTACTATGGCTTCTTATATTTACCAGGTATTGAATTGCAGGCAAAGCTTGGTTAATAGTTCAAAGCCAATTGTTGAAACGAAATACATTGCCAATAGAAATTGCTTATCTTCTGCTATCCTCATTGGTAAGCATGCTTAAATAACTTTCATACCTGGATAAGGCAATTTTCCCTTTTTCTACCTGTTGAACGATGCTGCACCCTGGTTCGTTAAAGTGCTTGCAGTTATGAAATCTACAATGTCCCAGAAGCTCTCTCATTTCAGGGAAATAATGACTGATTTCTTCTTCCTCCATGTCAAAAATTCCAAGTTCTTTAATACCTGGAGTATCAATAATGTAGGTATCGGGTTCCAGTTCAAACATTTCAGCAAAAGTAGTAGTGTGCTTGCCTTTCAGACTGAAATCTGATATATCCCCGGTTTTGAGTTCGAGGTCTGGAGCAATTAAATTGATAAGTGAAGACTTTCCTACTCCTGAATGTCCGCTTATAAGACTCTTTTTATTTTTAAGAATGTTTTTGAAATCTTCAATACCTTGGCCTGTTTGTACTGAAGTCAGAATACACTTGTATCCCAGACCTTCATATATGTCTACAAGGTCCTGCTGATAGGTATAAAGAGCTTCATCATATAAGTCTGTTTTATTAAAGACTAATACTGCTGGTATTCTGAAAGCTTCGCAGGAGACAAGAAACCTGTCAATGAATCCAAGTGATGTTCTGGGAAGTACGAGGGTGACAACAAGTATACTCTGATCTATATTCGCCGCAATCATGTGACCATGCCCTGTTTTGTGAACAGATTTTCTGATCATGTAATTTTCTCTCGGATGGATCTTTTCAATGATAACAGTACGTTCAGCAGTATTCTCAATTGTAAAATCTACATAGTCCCCTACAGCAATGGGATTCGTTACTTTGAAGTTTTTCAGTTTGAATTTGCCGGGCAATCTTCCTTTAAAGATCTCTTTTTGATCCGTTATTATTTCGTACCATGATCCTGTGGATCTCATTATCATTCCTTGCATGTGTAGCTTTGGATTTTATTTTTAATAAGAGTAATCTTTTAAGTCCTGTTATTAGTTCAGCAATAAAGCTGAATAATCGATGATTCTGTCTGTAGCACCTTTATTTGCCTCTATGAAATTTTTATTTTTATTGGTGATTTCCTGATGGAGGACAGCATCATTCATTACGTTGAAAAATGCATTTTCAAACTCTTTTGCAGATGTAATTGAAAAAGCTCCGCCAATGCTTATCAGGTCCTTTGCTTCCTGGAACTTCTTATAGTTTGGGCCAAAAAATAATGGTAATCCAAAAGTAGCCGCTTCAAGTGTATTATGTAAACCTTTTCCAAATGCACCGCCAATATATCCAAAATCACCATAAGCATAAACACCGGATAAGATACCTATGCAATCTATTATCAATACTTCAAAATTATTTAACTGTAAGTTGTCAGCCTTGGTGTATCTGACACAATTAAGTTTACAGCTTTGAATAAAATCATTGATCTCATGCTCATGAATTTCATGTGGTGCAATTATGAACTTTAAATCTTTAATACCTTTATTAATTAATGGCAACAGAATTTCCAGATCCTTTGGCCATGTGCTTCCGGCAATAAAAACTTTAGAATTACTTTTAAAAGATTCAACAATCGGAAGAGGTTTGATTGATTTTCGTATTTCGAGAACTCTGTCGAAACGCGTATCACCGGCAATTTCACCTGTATTGATTTGATGAGTTGTAAGTAACTCCAGTGACTCTTTATTCTGGACAAAAATTTTTGAAATACTTTTAAGAATTGCCAGATAGAACTTCCCATAAGATTTAAAGAAAAGCTGGTCCTTTCTGAAAATTGTAGAAAATGAGATCACCGGGATTCCGGACTCGTTCAGACAATGGATGTAATGATGCCAGAATTCATATTTAACAAAAAATGCAATTTTGGGTCTCGTAATTTCAATAAAAGACTTTGAATTTGAATGAGTATCGAGTGGCAGGTATTCGATAAAATCAGCTTTTGGATAATTTTTCCTGACCTCATAACCACTTGGGGAAAAGAAGGTTAGGAGAATCTTGTATTCAGGAAATTTTCCCCTGAAATTTTCAAGTACAGGTCTTGCCTGTTCAAACTCACCTAAAGAAGCGCAATGAAACCAGGCTACCGGAGCTTTATTCGTTTTAAATTTACCTCCAAGTTTTTCTTTCCAATTTTTCCTTCCTCTAATCCATAATTTAGCTTTGGAATTAAATGGTGAAATGAATAGAATGAGCAGATAGTAGAGATAAATTCCGGCGTTATAGAATATAATCATCAAGGATATCTAAAATGACTAAAAGTCATCTTCTAAGTGAAATTTTTTAATTATTTTAGGAGGTTAAAATTAACGAAAAAAGACGAATCTAATTACCATAAAGGTTTATTATGAATAAAGAAAAAGTCAGCTATAAAGATGCCCTCAATCTTGCTGTCATTGTTGCCGCTTTAGGCTATTTTGTAGATGTTTATGACCTTGTTTTATTCCTTATTGTAGGACT
Coding sequences within it:
- a CDS encoding IMPACT family protein, coding for MQQVYYSIKAPSEGLYKELGSKFISFAFPVSSETEIKDILERFKKEYYDARHICYAYRIGFAEQKFRVNDAGEPSHTAGDPIFNQIKSFELTNIIVIVVRYFGGTKLGKSGLIQAYKSAAEEALKNAEKIEKREQVLISISFEYEKMNEVMKVMKSFSADFLSQDFQSVCSMSFQVTKDDSEILIRQLSPFLKSIDL
- a CDS encoding tetratricopeptide repeat protein, encoding MKVILIHITGIILMVTLSLKAAGQSMLKDEEIKVTILKAMDFTYNFEFDEADEVISEVKSAYPTHPAYNFLKAMNLYWKMYYFNSFKENSAEYLKYLDAALQQAQARISKNNKDPEGVFFSLAIYSSLAQYHSQMKETMKAVNNAKKTYEYVKTGFNLKDVFNEFYFTTGLYDFYVQQFPETHPVFRPFMVFFSPGGKEKGIKELEIAATNSLFSKVEANHYLANIFLRYQNIPEKAVKYTNLLFTKYPNNLYFLSRHIESLIGIGEYSETEKLSLTLRNSGKKYFEMASYVFLGIINEKGKKRPEHAKAFYLRAVNMAPEINTPNKDYVSFAYAGLARIAESRGERDKAKAYYQRALELAEYTSVIEEAEKYLKKGK
- a CDS encoding sugar 3,4-ketoisomerase; the protein is MDIPRIIDFQKIGNPEIGYISIAEPKGELPFPVKRVYWVYGTPEKSERGNHASKTGKQVLVIVNGEAEVILENPEGKISNFKLNDPNIGLYVPPLHWKQIKLSEKAIILSLASSEFDESDYLRDYKLFKSFVAVQRR
- a CDS encoding GNAT family N-acetyltransferase, producing the protein MTLFIRNSEAYSPLRSPFGSLEFDENTNIQDINYFFKELDKWLVSRKIEKVFIVSYPYCYNQKHSEMVTHCFLKNGYFISEYDMNFHLQISSDNFEKKLDPAARRRYAKFKDKFQFSIEESPDIETIFSLIKENREIKGNPVSITPEVLGNLYYSFKENFKSFLLKDGETLIGSAFGVRVSENVLYYYLAADSYGYKKYSPSTIMIGQIYNYCLQAGISIFDLGIATSKSVPNFGLIKFKQNMGGIVSLKLSFEKILN
- the asnB gene encoding asparagine synthase (glutamine-hydrolyzing) gives rise to the protein MCGIAGIIKLSSDISLPNTVIKKMTDSISHRGPDDEGFVTIYDAFVECTAGTDTPSQVKESDFRFAPQKDITTLPATNWRAVLGHRRLSIIDVSAAGHQPLCNFAGDLWIVYNGEIYNYKELKNNLLERGYQFRTDTDTEVVLAAYQEWGETMLSKLNGMWAFVIYDKNKNLFFAARDRFGVKPFYYHQDQNYFSFASEQKALMTLPHLSTSINEKAAFEYLVLGKTETEQEGLFRNVIELLPSHSLTIYLDTRSIKINKYYELSYNKTTESFNKKKFQNYLSDIKELIKDSVNARLQSDVPVGSCLSGGLDSASIVCTVQHLTQQISAEKNTFSQKVFTACFKDPAYDESSWANEVVKKTKSAWYKTYPEAQDLIEETENLIYTQDIPFVSTSTFAQYSVMKLIKQENIKVTLDGQGGDELFSGYIPHYSAFIGQAFNSLSFRILLNNIICSKGDFSDAKTMAELIGKKIYFQTAFDQLKNNRYRKLHREYSYIAEPFWEREKEALTIILDSLPLHLNKYLYNQFTGQDIKHLFKTADRNSMKFSVETRMPFADDLKLIEYIFNISSTYKIRKGYSKVLLRESMRDLLPESIANRKDKKGFSTPEANWLKHSKKFYKSYINNNLDHFVNTRELLRDWDLLIDSADNNSARRLWRIINFAIWKQKFSL
- a CDS encoding glycosyltransferase family 2 protein, with translation MKPLVSVICLCYNHEKFVEKALLSVVNQTYSNVEIIVVDDCSTDKSSELIMRFLKTYQSIKFIQNEANVGNCISFNKALAIANGDFIVDFATDDILKKDKLELQVNAFEQLDNSYGVVFTNAEIINENGDYLMDWYDRGVAVSDGYVFEKILKKSYISASTMLVRREVFDFLGGYDERLAYEDFDFWVRSSQKFKYYYLSDKTIEKRIVSRSLSAKADTKIGYTIIASTLNVCAKAWWLLKNETEKQALKKRIYFEMRHALMIEAFDCVLSYYSLLKEMNDTDIKSRLIKTLAELKIPLYYFYKIYKGGQG
- the rsgA gene encoding ribosome small subunit-dependent GTPase A; the encoded protein is MQGMIMRSTGSWYEIITDQKEIFKGRLPGKFKLKNFKVTNPIAVGDYVDFTIENTAERTVIIEKIHPRENYMIRKSVHKTGHGHMIAANIDQSILVVTLVLPRTSLGFIDRFLVSCEAFRIPAVLVFNKTDLYDEALYTYQQDLVDIYEGLGYKCILTSVQTGQGIEDFKNILKNKKSLISGHSGVGKSSLINLIAPDLELKTGDISDFSLKGKHTTTFAEMFELEPDTYIIDTPGIKELGIFDMEEEEISHYFPEMRELLGHCRFHNCKHFNEPGCSIVQQVEKGKIALSRYESYLSMLTNEDSRR
- a CDS encoding 3-deoxy-D-manno-octulosonic acid transferase — translated: MIIFYNAGIYLYYLLILFISPFNSKAKLWIRGRKNWKEKLGGKFKTNKAPVAWFHCASLGEFEQARPVLENFRGKFPEYKILLTFFSPSGYEVRKNYPKADFIEYLPLDTHSNSKSFIEITRPKIAFFVKYEFWHHYIHCLNESGIPVISFSTIFRKDQLFFKSYGKFYLAILKSISKIFVQNKESLELLTTHQINTGEIAGDTRFDRVLEIRKSIKPLPIVESFKSNSKVFIAGSTWPKDLEILLPLINKGIKDLKFIIAPHEIHEHEINDFIQSCKLNCVRYTKADNLQLNNFEVLIIDCIGILSGVYAYGDFGYIGGAFGKGLHNTLEAATFGLPLFFGPNYKKFQEAKDLISIGGAFSITSAKEFENAFFNVMNDAVLHQEITNKNKNFIEANKGATDRIIDYSALLLN